Genomic window ([Eubacterium] hominis):
GAGTTGAATGGAACATGAACAGCTGTTGCTTCAGAAGTTTCCTTATGTTGGAATTGTAGTGTGTTATGTCCTAATGGAAGTGTATTTTGAATTCCTTCTAATTGTTGCCATTTTAAAGGTAAAATACGAATTAACATTTCTCCTACTTTATTTTGAATTTTAACAGTCTGTTCTTCTAATTCAGAATAGGTATCAGCAACAATGCATAAACAGATATTCTCACAGAAAACTTTTTGATCGTTATACTGAATATCTTCAATCATCTGCGTAACATCATCTAATTTTGTTTCCAGTTTCTTATCTTTCATGTATTCATAATTCATCTGTTGCTTCGCATATTGTTTGACCTTGTTATAACGCTCTGTTTCCAAACCTGATTGCAATTTGGATAATTTCTTTACAATCTTGGTCGTTTCATTTGGCTGAATATTGATTGTCGTAACAAGGTGTAAATCTTCAATCGTAGTTAAAATATTATAAAACTTTGGAGTAATTGCATTAGGAAAATCAGGTTCAATATACAGACAACGAATAAAGCGTTTTTTATGGATTTCATCCGTTTCTGTATCCGAATTTAATACATCTTGAGGAGTGATTTCAATATAATCGCTTTCTCTTAGATTGATATATTCATGAGGTGCAAGAACATCATAAATCGTTAGATCTTTTTCCTTACGATATTCTTCAAAATCTTTGATTCCCTTTTCATCTGCTGTTTGGATATTCCAAAAGTCATGAATCAAAGTCAAACGCTCATTAACTGGTACGATACGAATACTAGATTTTAAATCCTTAAACTTTTCTTCTGTTTTTCTGTAGATATTAAAAAATATCGCTTTGGCATCTTCATAATTCAATGCTTTCTGCGATATTGTGACATACCTTTTTGTAATCAGTGTATTTTTCTTTTTCCCAATAGCATCATCAATCAAGGTATTAAACTCATGAGCAAGATGTCTTTCCTGTTCACTAACCATACTTTCTTCATCATAGATAAACTGTTGTTTATACTTTTCTGTGTTCACAGGTGTACTGGCATTTGTGACTTGAATATGTGCTTTATCTGTAAATGAGTTTAGATAATCCACCCATTTTAAGAAGATTGCACCTGCATCTTCTAAATCTGCTTTTGCGAAAGAAATATCTGTATATTCAAAACAGATAGAATACATATCATCACCGATTCGCATGATATTTTCTTTGTAATCCTTAAACAACATAGTAAACACTTGTTGATTGGTCTTTGGCACAAAAACTGTTGGTCGTTTATTCCACAAAGACATAAAAGGATTCGTGTTGGATGATTTTTCGGTTGGCTTATTCACTGATTTCTGTTGCTTTTGTTTCTTATGCTTTTTCGATT
Coding sequences:
- a CDS encoding ATP-binding protein gives rise to the protein MFKKKEKKEKSKKHKKQKQQKSVNKPTEKSSNTNPFMSLWNKRPTVFVPKTNQQVFTMLFKDYKENIMRIGDDMYSICFEYTDISFAKADLEDAGAIFLKWVDYLNSFTDKAHIQVTNASTPVNTEKYKQQFIYDEESMVSEQERHLAHEFNTLIDDAIGKKKNTLITKRYVTISQKALNYEDAKAIFFNIYRKTEEKFKDLKSSIRIVPVNERLTLIHDFWNIQTADEKGIKDFEEYRKEKDLTIYDVLAPHEYINLRESDYIEITPQDVLNSDTETDEIHKKRFIRCLYIEPDFPNAITPKFYNILTTIEDLHLVTTINIQPNETTKIVKKLSKLQSGLETERYNKVKQYAKQQMNYEYMKDKKLETKLDDVTQMIEDIQYNDQKVFCENICLCIVADTYSELEEQTVKIQNKVGEMLIRILPLKWQQLEGIQNTLPLGHNTLQFQHKETSEATAVHVPFNSKDFAHPKSIFMGINLVSRNPIFVDRKRLINGNGCILATSGAGKSFQAKTNAEQVLLRYPDDEIIFIDFQKEYGDAVNELNGQTITISDSTKTYINPLDLDQNYSLSEDGGDSPVKAKVEYMQGWVESIIDEGSLSPIEKTIVDRCVRHIFEDYEKSGFTDESKQPLLKDFQEELNVQPEEEAKKMAKALERFVKGTQDIFSHPTNVDIHNRVVSFDISELPASIQTAGYLVVLDHIMNRLIKNRAKGINTWIYIDEFHILLANPSGAEYVAKIVKIGRKYNAMITVITQNIEDVSANEWGRKILGNAEFAIILKQKKRDRQIICDIFDISEGEARYIGNDAKQGQGVIVFGSDKIPFYNHVPKEFRIYQLNNTDKKAIART